The window CATTTAGAAAATAATCGTTCTTTCAAGGTGAATATTTCAGCCGCGACTATGTACCGTCAATATGCAGTCGCTACTCTTCTCGAAAAAAACTTCTTGAAGAAACAAAGACAGCTAAACAGACCTTCCGTCTTTGAAGAGTTTGAAGATTATAATGACACTGAGGACGACGATTGACTTAACTTTCGGCCATTGCAAAGTATATGCCTAACAGTTCTTCTGTCCGATTGCGGAGGCGGACGTTCAAATAGCGTCTGTGATCTTCATAGCCGCCGTGCATAAAAACATACTCGGTGAAGGTGGCGTCCGTTTTCCTCCGTATGACTTTCATGTTATGGCGACGTAAATAGATTTTAGTTTTCTTCAGTTCGATCCGTGCAAACTTTGCAGCTTCGTCAACAAGCTTGACATAAGGGCCTTTCAGTTTGAATGAACCTTTTTCAATTGATTCCCGATCTCTCGCTAATATAATAAGAAGCATCGGCAAATAAATCATGTTCTCAAAATACGGCAATGCCTCCGCAGGAATTAAAGGCATTATAGTCACTCCTCTCTCCAAGTAGGAACGTTAGTTCGCACACCTATTGTATGCCCGCATCATTGAAAAAACAACCTACAAATTTATGGAATTTATGCTTTTACTTGGAGGAGGATTGCCCAATGAGGGATGAAGTTCAATCCCACTCATTGCATGAGTTGTATCCTATAGCCCTAAGCGCTAGATACTGGACATGAATTATCATCTTTCGCAGGTTATCCATAGTACGAGATTTTAATAGCTCTTGGAACAAAAAAAGACTTTCGGCCAAAAAGCCGGAAGTCCTACATAATTTCACTCTTGTTTCTCTCCATCATCACCAATGTAATGCACGGATGCCACTTTCCAGTCGCCGTCATTTTTCGTAAATACGGTCACTTGTCTGCCAGTCGGCTTCGTTACAAGACCTGTGGACAATTGTTTATACGTTGTCGTCAAATTTGAAAATACTTGGGCTTCCGTATCAGAGTATTTCACAATAGTTACATTCGATACTTCACGCTTTAGCTCATACTCCTTGAAATGGTCTGCCATAAAGGCGCGTTCTTCCTCAAGATCATAGTCTTTCGCTGACAGCGTGGCCAAATAGCCATCGAGATCCTGCTTATTCAATGTCTCCATATTCCTGTCAAGTACAGCTAAAAGTTGTTTTTTCTCATCAGCCGGAACACCAGACGCTTCTTCTATCGTCTCTCCCGACAAGCTGAATCCCACTTTTTTCTCATCCACACCATGATTGATCGAGCCGTATTCATTTGTTGCTTCACCGTCATTGACAGAGCCCGTTTCAACAGGGCCTCCTTCATCCTTACCACAAGCACCAAGCAGTAAAAGGACTGACATACTTATAGGGACAATCATCTTCTTCATCTTTTTTCCTCCCGAACAGGTAAAAAGGCCGCTCCAACTGGAAGGCCTTTCTCCTTTTTTTGAACAAAATCTAATTTATTTCACTTCGACCCAACCATTTTTAATCGCAGTTACAACCGCTTGTGTTCGGTCATTTACAGCCATTTTCTGAAGAATGCTTGAGACATGATTCTTGACTGTTTTTTCAGAAATGAATAGCGTTTCTCCGATTGTCCGGTTACTTTGCCCATCTGTCAACAGTTGCAATACCTCACACTCACGTTTAGTAAGTAAGTGAAACGGCCGACG of the Sporosarcina sp. FSL K6-1508 genome contains:
- a CDS encoding nuclear transport factor 2 family protein — its product is MKKMIVPISMSVLLLLGACGKDEGGPVETGSVNDGEATNEYGSINHGVDEKKVGFSLSGETIEEASGVPADEKKQLLAVLDRNMETLNKQDLDGYLATLSAKDYDLEEERAFMADHFKEYELKREVSNVTIVKYSDTEAQVFSNLTTTYKQLSTGLVTKPTGRQVTVFTKNDGDWKVASVHYIGDDGEKQE